In one Rhodococcus sp. B50 genomic region, the following are encoded:
- a CDS encoding DNA-formamidopyrimidine glycosylase family protein, with product MPEGDTVFRAARRLRTALEGKVLTETDFRVPRFATADFTGHTVDEVLSRGKHLLIRVADVSIHSHLKMEGEWHVYPRGTRWRKPGYKARLVLGTEDVQAVGFELGIVEVLARDREDDAVGHLGPDLLGPDWDPALAAANLARDPDRPIGVALLDQRIMAGVGNVYRSELCFLRGTDPWTPVAQAGDPAAWVDLAHRLLVANRDRTTRITTGDRRPGRNLWVYGRRGKPCRRCRTPIRSGEIGTATDPERVVYRCPRCQPRPGGSPA from the coding sequence GTGCCCGAGGGAGATACCGTCTTCCGTGCCGCGCGCCGCCTCCGTACCGCTCTGGAAGGAAAGGTCCTCACGGAGACGGACTTTCGCGTACCGCGTTTCGCCACCGCCGATTTCACCGGACACACGGTCGACGAAGTCCTCTCCCGCGGTAAGCACCTGCTGATCCGGGTCGCCGACGTCTCGATCCATTCGCACCTGAAGATGGAGGGCGAATGGCACGTCTACCCGCGTGGAACTCGTTGGCGCAAGCCCGGATACAAGGCCCGCCTCGTGCTCGGCACCGAGGACGTACAGGCGGTGGGGTTCGAACTCGGCATCGTCGAGGTACTCGCCCGCGACCGGGAGGACGACGCCGTGGGGCATCTCGGTCCAGATCTGCTCGGACCCGATTGGGATCCCGCGCTCGCGGCAGCGAACCTCGCGCGCGACCCGGATCGCCCGATCGGTGTGGCACTGCTCGATCAGCGCATCATGGCCGGCGTCGGCAACGTGTACCGCTCCGAACTGTGCTTCCTGCGGGGCACCGATCCGTGGACTCCGGTCGCGCAGGCCGGTGATCCGGCGGCGTGGGTCGACCTCGCGCACCGGCTGCTGGTGGCCAATCGCGACCGGACCACGCGCATCACCACCGGCGACCGGCGTCCCGGCCGCAACCTGTGGGTGTACGGGCGGCGCGGCAAGCCGTGCCGACGATGTCGGACCCCGATCCGGTCCGGGGAGATCGGCACCGCGACCGACCCCGAACGGGTGGTCTACCGGTGCCCTCGGTGTCAGCCGCGCCCGGGTGGGTCTCCTGCCTGA